In Fimbriimonadaceae bacterium, the genomic window TGTGGCGCTGCTTGCGTTCCTGGCCTGCAACGGAAAGGCAACGGGACTGACCGACGACGACGCCCTTGATTGGTTTGAGACCGCAAGCGTAGCCTCATCCAAAGACGCCATCGACCAGGCCGTTACCGACGCCGATTCCCACGACAGGCCGACCGCACAGCAAGCTATTTTGGCGGTGATTGCGCGTTTTCCACGGTCAATCGAAGAGCTCGTGGCCGTTGAACGGCCCGTGTCGGCCACCTAGCCTTCCGGGTTCAGCCGATAGCCGATCCGGGCATCGGTCAGGATCAGCGTTGGCGCATTGGGATCCCTTTCGAGCTTCTTTCGCAGGTACCCGATGTAGACGCGAAGATATTGAGGTTCGTCCACATAGGCGTCTCCCCAAACCTCGGTCAACAAATCTTCATGGGTCGCAACAACACCGTTGCGCCGAATCAACTGCGACAAGAGCTTGAATTCGGTTGGCGTCAGGCGCACTTCCTTTCCAAAGCGCCACACCTGGCGAGTGTTCATGTCGGCCCGGAAGTTGGAGCTTTCGTAAACAGGACTTTCGAGCGAAGCCTGCCTTGTCAAGCGCCGACCGACCGAGCGGATCCGGGCGACGAGCTCCATCAGGCCGAAAGGCTTTGTGATGTAGTCGTCGGCGCCGGCTTCGAGGCATGCCACCTTCAATCGCTCCTGGCTTCGGCCAGAGAGGACGATGATGGGCACGTCGGTCCAAGTCCTCAAGTGACGGATCATCGTCAGACCGTCGGTATCGGGCAAGCCGATGTCGGCTAACACCAAGTCGGGCTTCTGCTGCGTGATGAGTTCGACGCCCTCGGCCGCAGACGTAGCCTCCTCCACCACCATGTTGTAGTGGGCTAAGCCAGTGCGTATAGTTTCCCGAATGTCGGGATCATCCTCTATCGAAAGAACCCTCAATCGCCACTAGAATATACGGTGCCTTTTCACCGTACAACCCAATTATGGCATTGAAGTAAGCGGTAGGAACTACAAAAAAGGCTCGTACGAGATCGGAGCGGTCGTAGTGGGGATGAGAGGCGGCCGCACTGACTGGTCCTCCCAACCGTAGAGGACCGATCCTGCGGCGCTACATATCCTGCCCTGACAGGCACCCATCCCAAGCCGGTGGTAGAGCTTGGCTTCGCGCATCGACGCGCAACCCCTGACCTCGCCACACGTCACGTTCTCACATCGGCAGATCACCTCAGCGTCGCCCGCCAACCTCCTGACCTCGGGCCGGATTCGAAATGTCCGCGCCAAGGCGATCGCGTAATCCCTGTGTTTGGCCAGTGAGTTGGTGATTGGCTGCTCGCCGACGGCTGCTCCACCCGCAACCCGACCTTCTTCAATGGACTTCTCAACACCACCGATGCCGGTGCACTCGCCAGCCGCCCAAATTTGGTCGGCCGAGGTTGCCAAATCGTCCGCCACGACAATTCCTTCACGGGTGACCTCGACGCCAAGCAGCTGCGCCAAGTCGGTGTTAGGTACCAGCCCCCAAGAGCAGGCAAGCCAATCGACTTCCAGCTTTTTGAAACTATCGCCGTCTGTGAGCTCGATCGATAGAAGGTCCCGCTGGCCCCTGGCTGAGGTGACCCACCAGCCAAGCTTCATGCGGCTTGGCGAGAGCAGTCTGCAGAACTCCAACGCCTGTCGGCGTCTTTCGGCAGACGCCATGGCATGCAGGCCGAACTTCGCGAGTGCCAGTGCAGGCAGCTGTTCGATCACGGCTACAACTTCCGCGCCTTGCTCGACTGCATGCGCCGCAACCGCGAACCGCAGCGGACCCGTCCCAGCTATCGCAATCCGCTTGCCTCTCAAATCCAATCCCGCCTTTGACAAGGCTTGCAGTCCCCCAACCCCAACCACGCGGGGCAACGTCCAACCGGGAAACGGAAGGAATAGCTCCCTCGCGCCGGTTGCCAGAATCAGTCGCTGCCATCTGAGCTCTGTCGTCGAAAGCCCCGCGAGCCACAGCGAGCGTCCGAAGGCGTCGATGACGGAGTGGCCACCAACGACCTCGATTCTGGGATCGACCGGAAGGTCGGCTCCTCGCCAGATTTGCCCGCCCGGTGAAGCGTTCTCATCGATAAGGGTGACCTGGCAACCGGCCTGGCAGGCGACCTCAGCCGCAGCCAAGCCCGCGGGACCGGCGCCGACGATGACGAGGTCACGTTCCATCGGCAGGTTCGACACGCATCCCCGAGGTGACGGGTACAAGGCACGTCCGCAGGTAGGGGACGCCGTCGACAGTCGCCCGGCACTCCATGCAACTGCCCATTCCGCAGATCGGCCCCCTTGAATGACCCGCGTGGTCTTCGCGAAATTCGGCGACCCCGGAATTCAGGATCGCGGCTGCGACGCTCTGGCCCTCGAACGCCTCGATCGGCTCGCCCTTCCAGTAGATGGTGACCGCCTCAGGCAAGGGCAACCCCCCTGGGCAGAAAAGGCTTAGGGTCGATTTCACACGTGACGCCGGCAAGGTGGTGGGCTACGAGCCTCGCGGTTGCCGTAGCGGTTGTGATTCCCAGCCCTTCGTGTCCAGTCGCGACCACGACATTCGGGTTGTCTGCCAGCGGTCCGATGCGCGGCAATCCGTCTGCGGTCGTGGGGCGAAATCCCGTCCAGCATCTAAGAATCGGAAAGACGCCAAGCGCCGGCACGAACTGCCTAGCCCGATCCAGCATCCGGGCGAGCAGGGGCCGGTCGATATCCCGGTCGGTTTGGCCGAATTGGCGGCTCGAGCCGATCAGGACCTGTCCCGTCGCTCGGGGCTGAATGTTAAACGCCACCGAGTCTTCGTCGCTCCCATGGGCCGATCGCATGTACCCCAGTTCAACTATCTGGCGTGATGAGATTCGATAGCCCCGTGGCGTGATCGCAAGGTGCCCCTTGCGGGGACGCATGCCCAAGCCGCTAAGGAACCGCGGTGAGCCGTTTCCAGCGGCTATGACAATCCGCTCGGCTTCGATGAGACCCGAGTCCGTTCTGACCCCCCGTTCTTCGATTGAGGTCGCTGCCAGCGGTATCCGGTCGAGCCCGGCGCAAGCCCATGTTGCCGCCGCTGGGGCGTAGACCACAGCGTCGTCAGGAACCCATACGCCGCCGACCAGGGATCGAGACAGCATCGGCTCTTCCATCCGCAGGCGGTCGCGGTCCCACACTTCGGCCCGGACCCCACCTTCGGCCATCGCTTCCACCTTCGCGGCGAGCAAAGGACGGTCCGCTTCCTCGGCCACCCACAGGGTGCCGGTCGGTCTGAATTCCACCGTATTCGGCAACTTTTCCGCCAAGTCTCTCCAGAGCCGCAGGGAATAAGCGGTGAGCGAAAGCTGCGTGGCGGAGTCATCGAGAGCAACCAGATGCCCCATGCCTTCGGCAGTGACGCCGGTGCCTGGCGGCTGGGGGTCGATCACGACGACCTCCATCCCCGCCGATTGCAGCTCGCGGGCGATCAGACTGCCGACGATTCCCGCCCCAATGATGGCGACGTCCTTCTTGGCGATCACTTTAGGGGCCACTTGACACGGACGGCATATGTGCCTGGGGGCGCCTCTGCGGCCAAGACTCCGTTCACCGTTCGCCAAGCGAGTCCACTGCTTTCGACGACGCTTGTAACCTTGGTCGGAAGGGCAATGGTAGCCACCGAGTTGGACGGAACGGTGAACTCGATCCTCCATTCGCCGCCGGTCAGTTCCCAACTGCAGGCGACCTCACCCAAACGGGTTGGCCAGCGACCCTTTGCCCAAGAGAGGCCACCTTCGGGAATGGGGGCGATTCGAAATCTGCGGTTGGTGATGGGACCATCGAGGGCTATCCCAGCGACGTGCTCCATCATAAACTCGGCTACCGCTCCGATCGCGTAGTGGTTGAAGGAATTCATTCCAGGGTTTTGGAAGCCACGGCCGGCGACCCACCCGTCCCAACGCTCCCAAATGGTCGTCGCGCCTTGGTCCACCGAGTAGAGCCAGCTAGGGAACCGTCTGGACGTGAGAAGTTGGAATGCCTCCTTTGCGAGGCCGTGACGCACGAGCTGGTGCATCATGGGCACGGTCGATACGAATCCGGTGCTGATGCGGCCGTCGTATCGGTCGATTGCCGCTTTGAGCTTTGCCGCCATCTTGACTCGCACATCGGGCGAGAGCTGGAGTATGGCCAAACATAGGCCATAGCCAGACTGGGTGTCGCCCTTTACGGTCCCATCGTCAGACACGAAGTTCGCGAGGATTGCTCCGTTGATCTCCTCATATCGTGCGCGGTATTCGGCCGCCTCGGGACGGCCAAGCGCCTCGGCCATCTGGCTCACCATGCGCGTCGATTGGGCAAACATCAGGCTGGCAAATAGCTCGTTGGGAATCGAACCGCCCTCCTTTGGATAGCCCTCGGCAATCAAGGTGTCGCCGTTCAGCCAGTCGTTGTAGTCGTTGCCTCGACTTTTGCGCCAGATGTGGTCGGGGTTGTTCTTGGCGATCCAGTCGACCCACCGTTTGGCGCTGTCGAAATGCCGCTCGAGCAGTCGCCGATTCCCATAGTGCTCATAAACGCGCCACGGCACGATCACGCCGGCGTCGCCCCATGCCGGCACGCCGGTAAAGCTTCCGGGATTGTGGGACGGGGCCAAATGAGGCGCCACGTCTGGGTAACGGCCATCCGGCAACTGGGCATCGCGCATATCCGCCGACCACTTTTCCAGAAAGTTCTCGACGTCAGACAGATAGGCGGCTGACCGGGCGAAAACCTGGATGTCGCCGGTCCATCCCAGGCGTTCGTCGCGCTGTGGACAGTCGGTCGGCACGGCGAGAAGATTGGAGCGCAAGGTCCATCCGATGTTCGACCAGAGCTGA contains:
- the hcnA gene encoding Hydrogen cyanide synthase subunit HcnA, producing the protein MPEAVTIYWKGEPIEAFEGQSVAAAILNSGVAEFREDHAGHSRGPICGMGSCMECRATVDGVPYLRTCLVPVTSGMRVEPADGT
- the kdpE_1 gene encoding Transcriptional regulatory protein KdpE → MVVEEATSAAEGVELITQQKPDLVLADIGLPDTDGLTMIRHLRTWTDVPIIVLSGRSQERLKVACLEAGADDYITKPFGLMELVARIRSVGRRLTRQASLESPVYESSNFRADMNTRQVWRFGKEVRLTPTEFKLLSQLIRRNGVVATHEDLLTEVWGDAYVDEPQYLRVYIGYLRKKLERDPNAPTLILTDARIGYRLNPEG
- the hcnB gene encoding Hydrogen cyanide synthase subunit HcnB produces the protein MERDLVIVGAGPAGLAAAEVACQAGCQVTLIDENASPGGQIWRGADLPVDPRIEVVGGHSVIDAFGRSLWLAGLSTTELRWQRLILATGARELFLPFPGWTLPRVVGVGGLQALSKAGLDLRGKRIAIAGTGPLRFAVAAHAVEQGAEVVAVIEQLPALALAKFGLHAMASAERRRQALEFCRLLSPSRMKLGWWVTSARGQRDLLSIELTDGDSFKKLEVDWLACSWGLVPNTDLAQLLGVEVTREGIVVADDLATSADQIWAAGECTGIGGVEKSIEEGRVAGGAAVGEQPITNSLAKHRDYAIALARTFRIRPEVRRLAGDAEVICRCENVTCGEVRGCASMREAKLYHRLGMGACQGRICSAAGSVLYGWEDQSVRPPLIPTTTAPISYEPFL
- the thiO gene encoding Glycine oxidase → MIAKKDVAIIGAGIVGSLIARELQSAGMEVVVIDPQPPGTGVTAEGMGHLVALDDSATQLSLTAYSLRLWRDLAEKLPNTVEFRPTGTLWVAEEADRPLLAAKVEAMAEGGVRAEVWDRDRLRMEEPMLSRSLVGGVWVPDDAVVYAPAAATWACAGLDRIPLAATSIEERGVRTDSGLIEAERIVIAAGNGSPRFLSGLGMRPRKGHLAITPRGYRISSRQIVELGYMRSAHGSDEDSVAFNIQPRATGQVLIGSSRQFGQTDRDIDRPLLARMLDRARQFVPALGVFPILRCWTGFRPTTADGLPRIGPLADNPNVVVATGHEGLGITTATATARLVAHHLAGVTCEIDPKPFLPRGVALA